TTCCACCATCCTCCTCCTATTTCATCCGATCACTGAGGCTTAGGGGTCGACTTTGCCTCTTTCAGCTTTCTCTCCAACACGTCTATGCCACCAAGTTGTTTGACAGTCGAGTCGAAGGTGCCCGTCGGAAACAGAGTGCCTAGGCGAGCCAAACCAGCACTACCACCTCGAAAGATTAGATAAGGTGGTTTACGTTGACTCAAATCTCCAGCGACCTGTTTCGCCCAGGTCATCGCATCAGGTTTGTTCATCCCTGCTTCGTTGCCATTCATGGTAGCTTCGATAGCCtccttggcgatgttgtATATCGAGTCCTTGGGAAGCTCAGCATCAGGTGAATTGTTGTGAAAAGTAGACTTGACACCACCAGTGAACAGGTTGATCGCCCGGATGCCAAAGGGCGCGAGTTCGACTCTCAAACTCTCAGTCACACTGGCTGCAGCGGCTTTGGATGCTGCATAAGTTCCTTGGAATGGGATACCAGCTCCGAGAAGGCCAGATGCGGAGGTGTTGTTGATAAGTAAAGCGCCGTGGGTagacttgagaaggagaggaaaaAAGGCTTGGGTGACTCTGATGATAGAGAAGACGTTGAGTTCGAAGAGTCCGTGACTCGTGGCGATGTCTACATGGATAATAGGCATGCTGTAGCCGGTGCCAGCATTGTTGAGTAACGCGTCCAGTGAGCCGCCAGTAATTTGCTTGACTTTCTCAACGGCTGCTGAGACGGATTCATCCGAGCCAACATCCATTTCGATGCATTCGAGGCCGGCTTCCTTAACCTTACTCAACTTCGCTAGGTTACGCCCGGAGGGGAAGACACGCCATCCACGATCTTTCATTGCCAGTGCCAGGGCAGAACCAAGACTGTCGTCAGAGCAGCCTGTTATCAAGATGGTGCGCTTGTCAGACATGGTAAAGTGTTTGTGTTACGCGATTCTCAAGTCAAGGGGTATTGGCAAAGCAAAGAGAGAGTTGGTGATAAGTAGTGAAACTGGTGTAACCGGCtgaatttatttatataatacatTTCCTCCGAAGACTTTTATTGCCCTTCCCGCCATGTAATAGACTTCGACTGCGCACTCGCATAACACGGCCAATCAGTCCCACCGCTTCCAATGGTTGGTCATCATTCCTAAGTGTCAGCGATCTTTTTCACGCCTTGTGATTGGATCAATGAAGCCCGATGTTCCATCCGGGACATCACCATTCTCCGAACCTTTTTGCGTCGAATAATTGGGCAGACGACTTTGCGGGAATTTTTAGAGGAAACAGAAAAGGATATACAAACAACCCTAGGTCATTGGTATCAATTATATTGAAGCACACGGGTATAAACATCTATTCACTGGAGGTGGCGTTACTAGGAGCTCAATGCTTAGCGAAAAGCATAATCCAGAGTACACATAATTCAGAAGTCTTGAGTCTTTTATATGATCTATGGTGTATGTCCCAACTATCGAATTGATATCACGTCGCTACTTTTCACAACGCAGAGTTCCTCTCAATCATTATCGGGGTAATGGTTGCCCCGACTCTAGGGTGGCGGAGTTGCGGAGTTTTAGGCCAGCCGGCCAGCCGCCTCTAAGACAAGCCATATAGACAACCAGCATCCAATCACTTTCTACCCATTGCGTGCTCAATCTCTTTGAGCGCAGCAAGTACCTTCTCATCATACTGCCTTCGTCCAACAATTTGCAGGTTGATAGGCATGTTGGCGTATTTCTCGGGGCTGTACAAGTCATAGTTGAACTTGTCGTCCTCGTTCTTGGGGACATAGTTTAGATCCTTGGGGTCCTTCTCAGGATCGACTGTTGTTACTGGGAAGACTGCAGCGGGGCTGGAGCTCACTGTCAGCGGAGTTTGGCGGAATATTACGAGGGCAACTTACTAGTCAAGCAGGTTCCAGTGTGAAGTGTAGCCCCAGTACCGTGATTGATCATGAGGCGCTGCTGCTCCAGGGAATGGCGGGCACAGAATCACATCAACCTCTCTTCCGTCGTTCTTGCTTGTGTATGACCAAGCGCGAGCATATGCTGCCCGGTAATCATCGCGCTTGGTGCACAGCTAGGAAGCCGTCAGTACTGTCCGACCAATCATGCCAAGTAAACTTACCTCCCAAAGCTCATGCATCGTCAAATCCTTCACGCTGGGTTGCTCCTGAATAATGAACTTTGTCAATGGAAGTACAGGCTCCCCAGCGGCCTCCATGAGCCCAAGAGCCTCCTTGCCTCCATCGGGCCAGTACAATGCTGATAGAATCTCCCATCCCTTCTTGTGATCCAAAGGCTCACAGTCCCAGTCTACAACTTCCATACCAGCTTTGCGACAAGCTTCAGCAACCTCCTTCAGAGCTCTTGTCATGGGAGGATGGGGCTGGACAACACCGTCCCACCACTGAACCGCAACCTTCAGAGGTCTGTCGAATTTGAAAGGAGTCCATGGCTTGGCTGTAAGGGAAGGATCAATGAGCCATGGCTTGTTTGACAAGGCAATTTCCATGAACAGTTCGAGGGACTCGCGGTCAACCGTCATCGGTCCAGGTGTTGAGGAAACGGTCTCTTTGCCGACCATGATCGATCGCGCGCCCATGACTGAGATTCGCTTGAGAGTTGGCCTATTAGGATTTAGCAAAGATACCTCTGAGCATGGCTACCATGATAACTCACTTGAAGGCATAGATTCCGTTGTGGGCAGCTGGGCAACGGACACTGCCACCAAtatcaccaccaacacccTATTCAGGTCAGTCGAAAGCTCAGATCACAGACAAAATTACACTTACCAAGATGCTTCCACGGAAGCCGAGCAAAGCTCCCTCGCCACCACTGCTGCCACCAGCCGTCAAATCACGGTTGTAGGGGTTGACTGTCCGTCCATAGATGTTGCTGATGGTCTCAAGATGCATGATAGTTTGAGGTTGAGTAGTCCGCACGTAGAAGACGCAGCCTTCGTCATACAAGTGGTCATAGAGAAGGTTGGAGCCGTGGGCTTTGCCAATCCATGCAACGAATGAGGCATGAGTTGAGACGTTATCCCCAACCATTCCGTGATGCTCCTTAGTGGAAATGGGAAGACCGAAGAGCTTCCCCTTGGGTTCCGGTAGCGAGTCGAGGTACTTGGCTCGCTCAATGGCTTGATCCCACATAAGTTCAACTAAACAGTTGGTCTACTCGAGTCGTTAGCATAGTGTTTGGGTGTAAGTGGGTCATGACTTACAGCAACTTGAGCGAGTGCCGCTCTCCGCAAGAATGCACGTGtcacctcctcaaccttgatctCTCGCTTACGGAGGACATCGAGCAGCTCGATCACTGAATACTTTTCTGTGATCTCAATCTCACGTGCAGTCAAGACACCTTGAGGAAGGCTTTGAGAGCTGAGAGGAAGCTCATCGGGGATGCCCTGTAGCTTTGGCTCGACCTTGCCAAGGCCGATATCGCGATGTTGTAAGGCAGCTGATACTGTTTCTTTATAAGTTGCCATGATGTCCAGGTTGATCTTATCAGTTGTTAGTGGTGTAGTTGATTAAGGGTGCTAGGAAAAAGG
Above is a window of Fusarium oxysporum Fo47 chromosome XII, complete sequence DNA encoding:
- a CDS encoding amidase signature domain-containing protein → MATYKETVSAALQHRDIGLGKVEPKLQGIPDELPLSSQSLPQGVLTAREIEITEKYSVIELLDVLRKREIKVEEVTRAFLRRAALAQVATNCLVELMWDQAIERAKYLDSLPEPKGKLFGLPISTKEHHGMVGDNVSTHASFVAWIGKAHGSNLLYDHLYDEGCVFYVRTTQPQTIMHLETISNIYGRTVNPYNRDLTAGGSSGGEGALLGFRGSILGVGGDIGGSVRCPAAHNGIYAFKPTLKRISVMGARSIMVGKETVSSTPGPMTVDRESLELFMEIALSNKPWLIDPSLTAKPWTPFKFDRPLKVAVQWWDGVVQPHPPMTRALKEVAEACRKAGMEVVDWDCEPLDHKKGWEILSALYWPDGGKEALGLMEAAGEPVLPLTKFIIQEQPSVKDLTMHELWELCTKRDDYRAAYARAWSYTSKNDGREVDVILCPPFPGAAAPHDQSRYWGYTSHWNLLDYPAAVFPVTTVDPEKDPKDLNYVPKNEDDKFNYDLYSPEKYANMPINLQIVGRRQYDEKRRDINSIVGTYTIDHIKDSRLLNYVYSGLCFSLSIELLVTPPPVNRCLYPVVCISFSVSSKNSRKVVCPIIRRKKVRRMVMSRMEHRASLIQSQGRTILITGCSDDSLGSALALAMKDRGWRVFPSGRNLAKLSKVKEAGLECIEMDVGSDESVSAAVEKVKQITGGSLDALLNNAGTGYSMPIIHVDIATSHGLFELNVFSIIRVTQAFFPLLLKSTHGALLINNTSASGLLGAGIPFQGTYAASKAAAASVTESLRVELAPFGIRAINLFTGGVKSTFHNNSPDAELPKDSIYNIAKEAIEATMNGNEAGMNKPDAMTWAKQVAGDLSQRKPPYLIFRGGSAGLARLGTLFPTGTFDSTVKQLGGIDVLERKLKEAKSTPKPQ